The Camelina sativa cultivar DH55 chromosome 14, Cs, whole genome shotgun sequence genome includes a window with the following:
- the LOC104738798 gene encoding transcription factor bHLH7 has translation MQTDRAAMIDEIVDYVKFLRLQVKVLSMSRLGGAGAVAPLVTEMPLSSSIEDETQAVWEKWSNDGTERQVAKLMEENVGAAMQLLQSKALCIMPISLAMAIYHSQPPDTSSSIVKPEMNPPP, from the exons ATGCAGACAGATAGGGCTGCTATGATCGATGAGATTGTCGATTATGTTAAGTTTCTCAGGCTCCAAGTTAAG GTATTGAGCATGAGTCGTCTTGGTGGAGCCGGTGCTGTCGCACCACTAGTCACTGAAATGCCATTGTCGTCATCAATTGAG GACGAGACGCAGGCCGTGTGGGAAAAATGGTCAAACGATGGGACAGAGCGGCAAGTGGCTAAGCTGATGGAAGAAAACGTTGGAGCAGCGATGCAGCTATTGCAATCAAAGGCTCTTTGCATTATGCCAATCTCGTTGGCAATGGCGATTTACCATTCTCAGCCACCAGACACATCTTCTTCAATCGTCAAACCAGAGATGAATCCTCCACCATAG